Proteins encoded in a region of the Elizabethkingia bruuniana genome:
- a CDS encoding GLPGLI family protein, which translates to MLKYAFLFCAFIVLSGQNARFVYKHSYLKDSLKPDAKIEDVTYLDVSPKGSFYYKYEEYKRDSVLQKMRKNNMLISQKTYYKTFIEKQYANPTTDMYTDLVGGYYKIKEERPLKWEVLQEKSVYEGYNVQKASTFFAGRKWTAWFTNEIPISDGPYKFYGLPGLILKISDDKQQHKMELVKTSDVFIMFEKSDQQYIEIPAKKYNKLYQDNVKDPLLHLREKGIDPDRINKVVVNGQEVNIKEFFKSGKMSFQKEENPIELVKE; encoded by the coding sequence ATGCTAAAATATGCATTCTTATTTTGTGCTTTTATAGTATTATCAGGACAAAATGCCCGTTTTGTCTATAAACATTCTTACTTGAAAGACTCATTAAAACCGGATGCTAAAATAGAAGATGTTACTTATCTGGATGTTTCGCCAAAAGGATCTTTCTACTACAAATACGAAGAATATAAACGTGATTCCGTATTGCAGAAGATGAGAAAAAATAATATGCTAATATCTCAGAAAACATATTATAAAACTTTTATTGAAAAACAATACGCGAATCCGACAACCGATATGTATACGGATCTAGTAGGTGGATATTATAAAATAAAAGAAGAGAGACCTCTGAAATGGGAGGTGCTTCAGGAGAAGTCGGTTTATGAGGGCTACAATGTTCAAAAAGCTTCCACATTTTTTGCGGGACGCAAATGGACAGCATGGTTTACAAATGAAATACCGATTTCAGACGGACCTTATAAATTTTATGGATTGCCGGGATTGATTCTGAAAATATCTGATGACAAACAGCAACATAAAATGGAGTTGGTAAAGACTTCTGATGTTTTTATTATGTTTGAAAAATCCGATCAGCAGTATATAGAAATACCGGCTAAGAAGTATAATAAATTATATCAGGATAATGTGAAGGATCCGCTTTTACATCTTCGCGAAAAAGGAATAGATCCTGACAGAATTAATAAAGTGGTAGTCAATGGTCAGGAAGTCAACATAAAAGAATTTTTTAAAAGTGGTAAAATGAGTTTTCAAAAAGAAGAAAATCCCATTGAGCTGGTGAAGGAGTAG
- a CDS encoding S41 family peptidase, with the protein MKIQIVLLFLLLSVFGYVNAQTQCNCNDALQKIILKIESEYPGFDIKTKDKLLYNSVKESSTKLALENKNPSECLDILKAYIGFFKDRHIGVLPNEYLSQQNTTSKTTEIKTSKPANIDLKRFKKDILTKPNQFEGIWKDDNYEIGVKKVNQNEYIGFIIKADPKYWKPNEIKFRLFADGTCEYYMQDRSVQKGKYKIYDASILFFDALKSSFTKQLPAATLNQEEIKDKINEINGFYVKKLTPRTTLIKLPNFSEVFLEAIEAMLEKNKKLIENSEFLIIDVRDNSGGTDNAYSSILSYISTNPIRSVGVEYLSSESFIRNSQKYLQGLEKDSIKNKDRIDNLRKRIVLLKENLGKYVNFSDKKVNIENINYAPKSPSQIVVLANNRTASAAENFLLRTKQSKKVKIMGIPSSGVLDYANAMFFEYGCDNYKLLMPTYRSFRLPDYPIDNIGVQPDIYLDTSVSDWVKYAVDYLEN; encoded by the coding sequence ATGAAAATTCAAATCGTTTTACTATTCCTTCTCTTATCTGTTTTTGGCTATGTAAATGCACAAACACAATGCAACTGCAATGATGCCTTACAGAAAATAATTCTTAAAATCGAAAGTGAATATCCTGGCTTTGACATCAAAACAAAGGACAAATTACTTTACAACAGCGTCAAAGAAAGCTCAACAAAATTAGCGCTGGAAAATAAAAATCCTTCCGAATGTCTGGATATTCTGAAAGCCTATATAGGATTTTTCAAGGACAGACATATCGGGGTTTTACCTAATGAATATCTATCTCAACAGAACACCACTTCAAAAACGACTGAAATAAAGACTTCAAAACCAGCGAATATAGACCTGAAAAGATTCAAAAAAGATATTCTTACGAAACCTAATCAATTTGAAGGTATCTGGAAAGATGATAATTATGAGATTGGCGTAAAAAAGGTAAATCAGAATGAATATATTGGTTTCATCATCAAAGCAGATCCTAAGTACTGGAAACCTAACGAGATTAAGTTCAGATTATTTGCAGACGGAACTTGTGAATATTACATGCAGGACCGCTCTGTACAAAAAGGAAAATATAAAATCTATGATGCCAGTATTTTATTTTTTGATGCCTTAAAATCTTCTTTTACAAAACAATTACCTGCTGCTACTTTAAACCAGGAAGAGATAAAAGATAAGATCAATGAGATTAACGGTTTTTATGTAAAAAAGCTTACACCCAGAACAACCCTCATAAAGCTACCAAACTTCAGCGAAGTATTTTTGGAGGCTATTGAAGCAATGCTGGAAAAAAATAAAAAACTTATCGAAAATTCAGAGTTTCTGATTATAGATGTAAGAGACAATAGTGGCGGCACTGATAATGCTTATAGTTCTATACTATCCTACATCAGCACAAATCCTATAAGATCTGTTGGCGTAGAGTATTTGTCTTCAGAAAGCTTCATTCGCAATTCTCAAAAATATTTACAGGGACTTGAAAAGGATTCTATCAAGAATAAAGATAGGATTGATAATCTAAGAAAGAGAATTGTCCTATTAAAAGAGAATTTAGGCAAATATGTAAACTTCAGTGATAAGAAAGTCAATATAGAAAACATAAATTATGCTCCCAAAAGTCCTTCGCAGATTGTAGTACTGGCAAATAATCGTACAGCGAGTGCAGCAGAGAATTTTCTTTTAAGAACAAAGCAAAGCAAGAAAGTTAAGATTATGGGTATACCATCCTCCGGGGTTCTGGATTATGCCAATGCTATGTTTTTCGAATATGGGTGTGATAATTACAAACTCCTGATGCCAACGTACCGTTCATTCCGATTACCAGATTATCCGATTGACAACATCGGTGTTCAGCCTGATATTTATCTTGATACAAGCGTTTCGGACTGGGTGAAATACGCAGTTGATTATCTGGAAAATTAA
- a CDS encoding DKNYY domain-containing protein → MKKYTFFLAFVLLSFCISCKDIGKPVNKQKSGSYFVDSKGKIVYCQNGNWFSLGVLPMNADAKSFQVLTEDIAKDKDSVYFRSMAQKLVDKNSFYVDNQIPKDRLHVYYIDQVLGFGIIKGADPKTYELVKDHINWARDKDHYFYADRMINADRNTFAFVNDYFLKDKDSVYVSPNIGKFKSILPNPGNVETINKQYIRIGNTIYFPSFRQDSEVVTNSFDKIDKIRIINQDIIGINNNTILSRGKKFKYDQVDADSFQLFPIDKKNSAYADNPYSKDKNNVYYNEEIIPDADVKSFILMDNNFGKDAKNVYYKNQLLKGVDAPSFKKEGDFYKDKSGNKFSVLTGKKL, encoded by the coding sequence ATGAAAAAATATACCTTCTTTCTGGCCTTTGTTCTACTGAGTTTTTGTATCTCGTGTAAGGATATTGGCAAACCAGTAAATAAACAAAAATCAGGTTCTTACTTTGTCGATTCCAAAGGAAAAATAGTCTATTGCCAAAACGGTAATTGGTTTAGTCTGGGTGTATTACCGATGAATGCTGATGCAAAGTCTTTTCAGGTTCTGACAGAAGATATAGCCAAAGACAAAGATTCCGTATACTTTCGTAGTATGGCGCAAAAGCTGGTAGACAAAAATTCCTTTTATGTCGACAATCAGATTCCGAAAGATCGTCTTCATGTTTATTATATCGATCAGGTTTTAGGCTTTGGTATTATTAAAGGAGCAGATCCCAAAACATATGAACTGGTAAAAGACCATATAAACTGGGCTCGCGACAAGGATCATTACTTCTATGCAGACCGTATGATAAATGCAGACCGGAATACTTTTGCATTCGTCAATGATTATTTTCTGAAAGACAAAGACTCTGTCTATGTTTCACCTAACATCGGAAAGTTTAAGTCAATCCTGCCTAATCCCGGAAATGTTGAAACTATAAACAAACAATACATAAGAATAGGGAATACCATCTATTTCCCGTCTTTTCGTCAAGACTCGGAAGTCGTAACAAATTCATTTGATAAAATTGACAAGATCAGAATCATTAATCAGGATATTATTGGCATAAATAATAACACTATATTATCCAGAGGCAAAAAGTTTAAATATGATCAAGTTGATGCTGATTCCTTTCAATTATTTCCTATTGATAAAAAAAATAGTGCATATGCAGACAATCCGTATTCAAAAGACAAAAACAATGTATATTACAATGAGGAAATAATTCCGGATGCAGATGTAAAGTCATTTATACTCATGGATAATAATTTCGGAAAAGATGCAAAAAATGTCTATTATAAAAACCAACTACTAAAGGGTGTGGATGCGCCAAGCTTTAAGAAAGAAGGTGATTTTTATAAAGACAAATCAGGAAATAAATTTAGCGTTCTGACAGGAAAGAAACTCTAA
- a CDS encoding DKNYY domain-containing protein — translation MKKYTFFLACIILSFCTSCKDIGKLVDQKKSRSYFIDSKGKILYSSSGDWFTSGVSPMNADAKSFQVLAEDLAKDKDSVYYCGKAQDLVVDIPSFHLKNNIMKDRFHVFYNFSGSIYSITGADPKTYELINNHKEWTRDKNHYFYDGTMVSADRKTFAFVNDYFHKDKDSVYVLYNTRHFKSVLPNKANIESINKYYIKAGNTIYYPPFGKDSNAVAKTFNSLDNIRIINPSIISINNKTILSSGKNFKYDQVDAGSFQLFPADEDKYTYESSSYSKDKNNVYYDEEVIPAADTKTFIIMGDYFGKDAKNAYYKNQLLKGVDAQSFKKEGDFYKDKSGNKFNAIGGNKI, via the coding sequence ATGAAAAAATACACCTTCTTTCTGGCTTGTATTATACTCAGCTTTTGTACTTCTTGCAAGGATATTGGTAAACTGGTTGATCAAAAAAAATCGCGTTCCTACTTTATTGATTCCAAAGGAAAAATACTTTATTCTTCATCTGGTGACTGGTTTACTTCGGGGGTATCACCTATGAATGCTGATGCAAAATCGTTTCAAGTTCTGGCAGAAGATTTAGCTAAAGATAAAGATTCTGTATACTACTGTGGAAAGGCTCAAGATCTGGTGGTAGATATACCCTCTTTTCATTTAAAAAACAACATCATGAAAGATCGCTTTCATGTATTTTATAATTTTAGCGGGAGCATTTATTCAATTACAGGAGCAGATCCTAAAACGTATGAACTCATAAACAACCATAAGGAATGGACACGGGACAAAAACCATTATTTTTACGATGGGACTATGGTGTCTGCTGACCGGAAAACTTTTGCATTCGTCAATGATTATTTTCATAAGGATAAAGATTCGGTTTATGTCTTATATAACACCAGACACTTCAAGTCAGTACTGCCTAATAAGGCAAATATTGAGTCTATTAACAAATATTACATAAAAGCAGGAAACACCATCTATTACCCGCCTTTTGGAAAAGATTCAAACGCCGTAGCGAAAACATTTAATTCTTTAGATAATATCAGGATTATTAATCCAAGTATTATTAGTATAAACAATAAAACTATACTATCCTCGGGTAAAAATTTTAAATATGATCAGGTTGATGCCGGTTCCTTTCAACTATTTCCAGCCGATGAAGACAAGTATACCTATGAAAGCAGCTCTTATTCAAAGGATAAGAACAATGTTTATTATGACGAGGAAGTTATTCCGGCTGCCGATACCAAGACATTTATAATCATGGGTGATTATTTCGGAAAAGATGCAAAAAACGCCTATTATAAAAACCAATTACTAAAAGGTGTGGATGCACAAAGCTTTAAGAAAGAAGGTGATTTTTATAAAGACAAATCAGGAAATAAATTTAACGCTATAGGAGGAAATAAAATTTAA
- a CDS encoding TonB-dependent receptor, whose translation MMQCNEDLFFQNQTKSFDIKGLQHKKNTIQNIITDRIQPFLIILFSVLSLIGVDAQTIQGSLTGKVTMVDGEPLTSISVSLLGTDRQTLTDDAGIYKFGNLNTGQYIIKLQILGSKEVRLPVEVKAGENTQLDYQLTKENIMAIQEVVIMKNTNRFSKKESVYVARLPLKNMENPQVYNTVTKELFQEQVAVDLGSISKNVPGAGVPMIANQGRVTFRSRGFETEPNARNGVAGAAFSVIDPVNLERIEAIKGPSATLFGKSVASSYGGVYNRVTKKPYNDFGGEVGYIGGSWNYNRLTLDVNTPVNKDRTALFRLNAAGTYEKSFQDLGFTNSLAIAPSFSYQITDRMSLLLDVEFNQAKGTSVVRFNPYTGSNKTQSIADMKFPYYKNFLSDDLAYETQMMNIFAQLNYKISDKWTSQTIISRARSTINGYISAINGKTDSTASAQVMVGTTSFIATNIQQNFIGDFHIGRFRNRMVVGLDYYNNSNHFDRYHTNTKTFNFVHPSADFRVNRNTIDALTATSAVRKENNGDNTYAVYVSDVFNITDQLMVMASLRVDRFQFKGVYDITTGEIKGGLSNSGVQAGPYGQTAFSPKLGIVYEVLKNKLSLFGNYMNGFNNVSGVDINGNSFRPEYANQLEFGVKTDLFNHRLVGTLSYYNIRVDNVLRTNPDDINYSIQDGTQLSKGMEAEITVNPFDGLNIVAGYAYNDSKYSKANPAVNGLRPALSGPTNMFNYWISYRIPQGKLKGLGIGTGANMGSSSYQTNTQTAKVIIPSYKMFDIGIFYDQPKYRVGLKFDNITNEKAWSVRLTPQAPARFLGSVSLKF comes from the coding sequence ATGATGCAATGTAATGAAGACCTGTTCTTTCAAAATCAAACTAAATCCTTTGATATAAAGGGATTACAACACAAAAAAAACACAATCCAAAATATAATTACAGACAGAATACAGCCGTTTCTGATTATACTTTTTTCTGTATTAAGCCTGATAGGAGTTGATGCCCAAACTATACAGGGATCACTAACCGGAAAAGTAACAATGGTAGATGGTGAACCTCTGACGTCTATTTCTGTTTCTTTACTCGGCACAGACAGACAAACCCTTACAGACGATGCGGGTATATACAAATTCGGAAATCTGAATACTGGCCAGTATATTATAAAACTGCAAATATTAGGCTCGAAAGAAGTTCGCCTTCCTGTTGAAGTGAAAGCCGGAGAAAATACACAACTGGACTATCAGCTGACCAAGGAAAATATTATGGCCATACAGGAGGTGGTTATTATGAAAAACACCAACCGCTTTTCTAAAAAGGAAAGTGTTTATGTCGCCAGGCTTCCTCTAAAAAATATGGAGAATCCACAGGTATACAACACTGTTACAAAAGAGCTATTTCAGGAACAGGTAGCAGTAGACCTGGGAAGCATTTCGAAAAATGTTCCTGGTGCCGGAGTTCCTATGATTGCCAATCAGGGAAGAGTAACATTTCGTTCAAGAGGATTTGAAACCGAACCCAATGCCCGTAACGGTGTAGCCGGAGCGGCATTTTCAGTAATTGACCCGGTAAATCTGGAACGTATAGAAGCCATAAAGGGACCTTCTGCAACATTATTCGGGAAAAGTGTAGCCAGCAGCTATGGTGGTGTATACAACCGTGTCACTAAAAAACCTTACAATGATTTTGGCGGTGAAGTAGGTTATATAGGTGGAAGCTGGAATTATAACCGATTGACACTGGATGTTAACACTCCTGTTAACAAAGACCGTACAGCCCTTTTCCGATTGAATGCTGCCGGCACCTACGAGAAGAGTTTTCAGGATCTTGGGTTTACCAATTCTTTAGCCATTGCGCCAAGTTTCTCTTACCAGATAACAGACCGTATGTCGCTTCTTTTGGATGTTGAATTTAATCAGGCAAAGGGAACTTCCGTAGTACGCTTTAACCCTTATACAGGGAGTAATAAAACACAGTCTATTGCCGACATGAAGTTTCCATATTATAAAAATTTCCTGAGCGATGATCTTGCCTATGAAACACAGATGATGAATATTTTTGCACAGCTGAATTATAAAATCTCTGATAAATGGACTTCCCAAACAATTATATCACGTGCCAGATCCACTATTAATGGTTACATATCCGCCATTAACGGAAAAACCGACTCTACTGCAAGTGCGCAGGTAATGGTAGGCACAACTTCTTTTATTGCTACCAATATTCAGCAGAATTTCATTGGTGACTTTCATATCGGACGCTTCAGAAACAGAATGGTCGTAGGATTGGATTATTACAACAATTCTAATCATTTTGACCGTTATCATACCAATACCAAGACATTTAATTTTGTTCATCCGTCTGCTGACTTCAGGGTAAACCGTAATACAATCGATGCATTAACAGCCACTTCTGCTGTCAGAAAAGAGAATAATGGTGACAATACCTACGCTGTTTATGTATCGGATGTGTTCAATATTACCGATCAGCTTATGGTAATGGCCAGCTTGCGGGTAGACAGATTTCAGTTTAAGGGGGTCTATGATATCACTACCGGCGAGATAAAAGGTGGATTAAGCAATAGCGGTGTACAAGCTGGTCCATACGGACAGACTGCATTCTCACCAAAACTTGGAATTGTCTATGAAGTACTTAAAAATAAGCTTTCACTTTTCGGGAATTATATGAATGGCTTTAACAATGTAAGTGGTGTTGATATTAACGGCAATTCTTTCAGACCTGAGTATGCCAATCAACTGGAATTTGGAGTAAAAACAGATCTTTTCAACCACAGACTTGTGGGAACACTAAGCTATTATAACATCCGTGTGGACAACGTACTAAGAACAAATCCTGATGACATTAATTATTCCATACAGGATGGTACACAGCTGAGCAAGGGAATGGAAGCCGAAATAACAGTTAATCCTTTTGACGGGTTAAATATTGTTGCCGGCTATGCTTATAATGACAGTAAATACTCCAAAGCCAATCCTGCTGTTAATGGACTTAGACCTGCATTATCAGGACCTACAAATATGTTCAATTACTGGATAAGCTACCGAATCCCTCAGGGAAAGCTAAAAGGGTTAGGAATAGGTACTGGTGCCAATATGGGTTCTTCTTCTTATCAAACAAATACACAAACTGCGAAAGTAATTATACCTTCGTATAAAATGTTTGATATTGGTATTTTCTACGATCAGCCAAAATACAGAGTCGGACTTAAATTCGATAATATCACGAATGAAAAAGCATGGTCGGTACGCTTAACACCACAGGCTCCGGCCCGTTTTCTGGGAAGTGTCTCTCTAAAGTTCTAA
- a CDS encoding VOC family protein, with translation MNPEFEAGINIAIKIPKSKYEKTVAFYRDILKLDVEEKPIKNPTVSRAHQVKFGHNVIWLDCVDNYTHSETWLQLTVQNVEEATDYLQAKGIDTCDELEELPKNMHWITDPAGTVFNLQQREIK, from the coding sequence ATGAATCCGGAATTTGAAGCGGGAATCAATATTGCTATAAAGATCCCCAAAAGCAAGTATGAAAAAACAGTAGCTTTTTACAGAGATATTCTGAAATTGGACGTTGAAGAAAAACCTATTAAAAATCCAACTGTTTCCAGAGCTCATCAGGTAAAATTCGGACATAATGTTATCTGGTTGGATTGTGTGGATAATTATACCCATTCGGAAACATGGCTGCAACTCACGGTTCAGAATGTAGAAGAAGCTACAGACTATTTACAGGCAAAAGGTATTGATACCTGCGACGAGCTTGAAGAGTTGCCAAAAAATATGCACTGGATCACCGATCCGGCAGGAACAGTTTTCAATCTGCAACAACGGGAAATAAAATAG
- a CDS encoding ATPase, which produces MDNKSYTTEFSVDQTPGECFNAIKNFRGWWSEEIEGETDKLGETFLYHYKDVHLSKLRLSGEIPDKKLVYDVLDNQFSFTENKNEWRGTKLVFEISENNGKTTVKFTHDGLVPEEECYNVCTDAWGNYINNSLYHLISTGRGVPNPKEADGFNAEIVKKWKLK; this is translated from the coding sequence ATGGATAATAAAAGTTACACCACAGAATTTTCTGTCGACCAAACACCCGGCGAGTGCTTTAATGCTATAAAAAACTTTAGAGGTTGGTGGTCTGAAGAAATAGAAGGCGAGACGGATAAATTAGGTGAAACATTTCTCTACCATTATAAAGATGTTCACCTTTCGAAACTTAGATTGAGTGGAGAAATTCCGGATAAAAAACTGGTTTATGATGTTTTGGATAATCAGTTTAGTTTTACAGAAAATAAAAACGAATGGCGGGGAACAAAGCTGGTTTTTGAAATCTCCGAAAATAATGGTAAAACAACCGTAAAGTTTACTCATGACGGACTGGTGCCAGAAGAAGAATGTTACAATGTTTGCACCGATGCCTGGGGAAATTACATTAATAACAGTCTGTATCATCTGATTTCTACAGGAAGGGGAGTACCTAATCCAAAAGAGGCGGATGGATTCAATGCCGAGATTGTAAAAAAATGGAAACTGAAATAG
- a CDS encoding GLPGLI family protein, translated as MKFIQLLFAFSFILTKAQFSTVSGNFTLNSDPYSAAVLDKSFQNIYYKLNFVKKPRETDKKTEVICVLQLGKDYSKFSDLNKLKRDSLMEKLSHKDKINADDMNKMLRLRNHWENVLIKNIPEQQNIHQEDLLDDYQYAEKQPIFEWKIENDTKDILGYNCRKATTQYRGRKYTAWYATDIPINNGPYVFQGLPGLIMEIEDQKQHYHFIVIAMDKNPSEIYLRNEAKIFHINRKRFRKVQKSYHDNPGFFYSGAYDKDGTSVKLKVKPYNPIELE; from the coding sequence ATGAAATTCATTCAATTGTTATTTGCATTCTCTTTTATCCTTACAAAAGCACAGTTTTCAACAGTATCCGGTAATTTCACACTAAATTCTGATCCTTATAGCGCTGCTGTTTTGGATAAAAGCTTTCAGAATATTTATTATAAGCTTAACTTCGTTAAAAAGCCGCGCGAAACAGATAAAAAAACAGAGGTAATATGTGTATTACAGCTTGGAAAAGATTATTCAAAATTCAGCGATTTAAACAAGCTGAAAAGAGATTCTTTGATGGAAAAGCTTAGTCATAAAGACAAAATAAATGCAGATGATATGAACAAGATGCTCAGACTGAGAAATCATTGGGAAAATGTTCTGATAAAAAATATTCCTGAGCAACAAAATATACACCAGGAGGATCTACTGGATGACTACCAGTATGCAGAAAAACAACCTATTTTTGAATGGAAAATAGAGAATGACACTAAAGATATTCTGGGATACAATTGCAGGAAAGCAACAACCCAATACCGAGGCAGAAAATATACAGCATGGTATGCCACAGACATTCCGATTAATAATGGTCCCTATGTATTTCAAGGATTACCGGGATTAATTATGGAAATCGAAGATCAAAAGCAACATTATCATTTCATAGTAATTGCTATGGACAAAAATCCTTCGGAAATCTATTTGCGAAATGAGGCTAAAATTTTCCATATAAACAGAAAACGCTTTAGAAAAGTCCAAAAAAGTTACCATGACAATCCTGGCTTTTTCTATAGTGGCGCTTATGACAAGGATGGTACTTCGGTAAAATTAAAAGTAAAGCCATACAATCCTATTGAACTGGAATAA
- a CDS encoding lactonase family protein, with translation MKFKLITALFIAIFASAHLYSQNTYVFFGSFNWDKKAEGLYVYQLNTNSGKLSKVTSIRGILNPSYLTLSPDGKYVFACTESKTEDAGSVSSFEFNPEKKTLTYINSQKSGGENPVYITVHKSGKWLINGNYTEGSASVYPVLENGMIAPYVQNFQFSEGSMDSGRQDRAHIHSTVFSPDYRYVFMPDLGADKIRAYRFDQDKKEPLTEIPFTQTVPGSGPRHFAFHPNGKFAYCIEEMGGAVSAYTYEEGKLNNLQRINTHSDQYKEGFESSDIHISPDGRYLYASNRGKENNIAIFSVQADGTLKTIGYQSTGGKHPRVFTIDPTGKFLITANTGSGNAVVFRRNAETGLLTKTGKSAKIKNVSTVQVREY, from the coding sequence ATGAAATTCAAATTAATAACTGCATTATTTATTGCTATTTTTGCATCTGCACATCTTTATTCTCAAAACACTTATGTATTTTTTGGTTCCTTCAACTGGGATAAGAAGGCTGAAGGTCTTTATGTATATCAGCTGAATACCAATAGTGGAAAACTTTCCAAAGTGACAAGTATAAGGGGGATTCTGAATCCGTCTTATTTAACCTTATCACCGGACGGGAAATATGTTTTTGCCTGTACCGAAAGTAAAACTGAAGATGCAGGGAGTGTAAGCAGTTTTGAATTTAACCCCGAGAAAAAGACGCTCACTTATATCAACAGTCAGAAAAGTGGTGGTGAAAATCCGGTATATATTACAGTTCACAAAAGTGGAAAATGGCTGATTAATGGAAATTATACAGAAGGTAGTGCTTCTGTATATCCGGTATTAGAAAACGGAATGATAGCGCCTTATGTCCAGAATTTTCAGTTTTCTGAGGGTAGTATGGATTCTGGCAGACAGGATCGTGCTCATATCCATTCAACAGTATTTTCACCAGATTATCGCTATGTTTTTATGCCTGACTTAGGTGCTGATAAAATCCGAGCTTACCGATTCGATCAGGATAAGAAAGAACCATTAACAGAAATTCCTTTTACTCAAACAGTTCCCGGAAGCGGGCCACGACATTTTGCATTTCATCCGAATGGTAAGTTTGCCTACTGTATTGAAGAAATGGGTGGTGCTGTAAGTGCTTATACCTATGAAGAAGGAAAGCTAAATAATCTGCAGAGAATTAATACCCATTCAGATCAGTATAAAGAAGGTTTTGAAAGCTCCGATATTCATATTTCCCCGGATGGTCGCTATTTGTATGCTTCAAATCGTGGTAAAGAAAATAATATTGCCATATTTTCTGTTCAGGCAGATGGTACACTCAAAACAATAGGCTATCAGTCAACCGGAGGAAAACATCCAAGAGTATTTACAATTGATCCTACAGGAAAATTTTTAATTACTGCGAATACAGGAAGTGGGAATGCTGTTGTATTCAGACGGAATGCTGAAACCGGATTGTTGACAAAAACAGGGAAGAGTGCTAAGATAAAAAATGTATCGACGGTACAGGTGAGGGAGTATTGA
- a CDS encoding tetratricopeptide repeat protein: MADKDWYRNTTWDSFIEAEFEERLKRSRGAFHKAEYLRIQAIYLLDSNDIRIQSIGIKLMERLINDFPTEEFSTIQGNEQLGDYYLKINDFDKAEKYFSIVKNHYEIKKTKIEARGMAELKLAKTYIMANRVDKYVEAYNICKEYSLTNLSFNSTRFYYAELVAHVCERLNKYEEAKQYAKIAIEISKITEPEFKRHKTVGLVSVTDKQLKKLQQLIKR, encoded by the coding sequence ATGGCCGATAAAGACTGGTATAGAAATACAACTTGGGATAGCTTCATTGAGGCTGAGTTTGAAGAAAGATTGAAACGTTCGAGAGGTGCTTTTCACAAGGCAGAATATCTAAGGATTCAAGCTATTTACTTGCTTGATAGTAATGATATAAGAATTCAATCAATAGGAATAAAGTTGATGGAAAGACTAATTAATGATTTTCCAACAGAAGAATTCAGTACAATTCAAGGGAATGAACAACTTGGTGATTATTATTTAAAAATAAATGATTTTGATAAGGCAGAGAAATATTTTTCTATTGTTAAAAATCATTATGAGATTAAAAAAACTAAAATTGAAGCAAGAGGCATGGCTGAATTAAAACTTGCAAAAACTTATATAATGGCTAATAGAGTGGATAAATATGTTGAAGCTTATAATATTTGTAAAGAGTACTCATTAACAAACCTGAGCTTTAATAGTACAAGATTTTATTATGCAGAACTTGTTGCTCATGTATGTGAAAGATTAAATAAATATGAGGAAGCAAAGCAGTATGCAAAAATAGCAATAGAAATTTCTAAAATAACAGAACCGGAATTTAAAAGGCACAAAACAGTTGGGCTAGTTAGTGTTACGGATAAACAATTAAAAAAGCTTCAACAGTTAATTAAACGATAG